TACGCTATGTCATTGACCCTTTTTGCGCTGCTGCTTATCTACTATCAAAAAAGACCTGTGCGACACAAATATCTTGCCCTTGCCAGCGCATGTATCCTCGGTTTTCTTATTTCCGGAGGTAACTTTATATCCTCACTGGTGAACCTTATACTTCTGGCCGCAATGGCCACCATACTATGGTACCGTAAAAACACACACTGTTTTGGCACTGTTTTGGTTTTTGTTTTTTCACTCGTCGGCTTATTCATTTCCGCTCTTGCTCCCGGTAACGGCGTACGGCAGGCCGATACACTTAAGACCCTTGCGTCACAACCCTCTCCAATTTCTGCTATTTTACAGTCCTTTCAATATGCTGGACAGTATTTTCTGCAGTGGATGTCTATCCCAGTTACGGCAGGTATTTTTATCCTCTCTGTCCTTCTGGTCAAACTGGCGTACAAAAGTCATTTTTCTTTCCGGTATCCCTTTGCAGTATTAATTCTCGCATTCTGTGTCTTTGCAGCCGGATTTACACCGCCTATTTATGCACTGGGAGCAGGCAGCCTAATCTGGGAAACGCGGATTATGAATATTTTGTATTTTAACTTTTTATGGCTCTGGTGCTTTATGCTTTTCTATATTTCAGGATGGATATTCCACCGAAGACCAAAAAATAAAAAAGCTCAAAACGGGATAAATCGCGCCCGATTAAAAAAATTAGCGCTGCGACCAGTGTACTATAGCAGTGCTGCTATAATACTTTTCGTTTTGACTCTTCCCATGGCTAAAACACCGGTAACAAGTCTCAGTGCTCTGCAGTCACTCGTTGACGGCTCTGCATCACAGTATGCCTTAGAAGCCAATGAACGAAAGGAAATCTACCAAAATCAGTCCATTAATCATGCTGATGTACTTGCCTATACAGTAAAACCTTATGTTCTTTATTACGACGATATCAAGACAGATAAAAATGATTGGCGGAATATCAGTGTTGCCAGGTATTACAACAAGGGTTCCGTTGCGATCCGCAATTAAAAAAAGCATCAGGATTGTAACCTGATGCTTTTTAGTATTTTCAACGTTCATTAATTGGAATATATTCTCTGCGCTCGTGCACATTTCTGTAAGCCGGACGGATGATTTTTCCGGCATTGAGAAGCTCTTCGATTCGGTGAGCGCTCCATCCTGAAATACGCGCGATTGCAAAAATCGGTGTATAAAGCTCAGTAGGAAGTTCCAGCATATGATAAACAAAACCGCTGTAAAAGTCAACGTTAGCGCTGACCCCCTTGTACATTTTTCTTTCATCAGAAATAATAAGCGGCGCGAGACGCTCTACATTGGAATACAGCGCAAACTCGTCCATACGTCCCTTCTCTTCCGCAAGGTTACGTACAAATTTTTTAAAAACTTCGGCTCTCGGATCAGATTTAGAGTAAATCGCATGGCCCATCCCATAAATTAGCCCAGCTTTATCAAAGGCTTCCTTATGCAGGAGCTTTCTCAGATAAATGCTGATTTCCTCTTCATCGTTCCAATCATTGACATTTTTCTTCATGTCCTCAAACATTTCACAAACTTTAATGTTGGCCCCACCATGCTTTGGACCTTTAAGCGATCCCAGAGCTGCCGCAATGGCAGAGTAAGTATCCGTACCTGAGGATGTAACGACATGACAGGTAAAGGTTGAGTTGTTCCCACCGCCATGCTCTGCGTGAAGTACCAGGGCTATATCAAGAATTCTGGCTTCAAGCTCAGTATATTTGCTGTCTGGCCTTAAAAGATACAGAATATTTTCGGCTGTTGAAAGCTCTGGCTGCGGCGAATGGATATAAAGACTTTGTCCCAGCTCATAATGGCAGTAAGCCTGATAACCATATACTGCGAGCAATGGAAACAAAGCAATAAGCTCCAGGCTTTGACGCAATACATTGGGGATTGACGTATCACTGGCACGGTCATCATAGGAGTAAAGTGTGAGAACGCTTCTAGCCAAAGTATTCATCATATCGCGGCTGGGTGCTTTCATGATGATATCGCGAACAAAGCTTGTTGGCAGTGTTCGGTAATGCGACAATACCTTCACAAAAATATCCAGATCCTGTTTATTAGGCAGCTCGCCAAATAAAAGCAAATAGGTCGCTTCTTCAAAGCCAAAACGTTTTTCCTTTACAAAACCTTTCACCAGATCCTGAACATTGATTCCCCTGTAGTAAAGCTGTCCGTCGCAGTTGATTCTCTGGTCTCCATCCATAATAAAGGACATAATCTCAGAAATTTCTGTTAATCCCGTGAGAACACCGTTTCCGTTCAAGTCACGTAAACCCCTGTTTACCTTGTATTTATCGAACAATTCCGGATCAATATGATTGTTTTTCTCTAATTTTTCAATATAGTCGAGCACTTCGGGTTTTTCTTCTGAAAATACATTTGTCATTTTTTCACTCTCCCTCGTCTATTTATCAGATTATAATATATCTATTATAACCTCCAAACCTTAAAATAAGATAAAAAATAAAACAACAGATGAATCTTTATCTGTTGTTTTTGCATATTTCTTAAGTTTTTATGAATTTTTGAAATTTTTAAACCTAAATTTGAAAGACTATTTTTCAAATCCTTCAAACACAAAAGTTTATTTTGGCACTTTAAATCGTTAAAACTTTTCGTATTTTAAAGCAAATTATTTTATTTTCTATTTGTTCTCTCGTTCCTCGAGCGTTACGTGGACGATATCACCAGGCTGTTTCCCAATTTTTTCACGAATATCCTTTCGAACACCAAGGATGTGACAAGGTGTTTTCATGCGTACCAGGCTTCCATCATAAGTTTCGCCATCAAAAGTAGCATGCACTTTCACCTTCCCACGGCCAAAAGTTTCTTTAACATCGAATGGTATTTCAATATAAGCACCATTGATATCGGGTACTTTCTTAATCTCTGCCTCAAACTCGTACAATTCTTTCACTATTACTCTCCTTAAAATAATTTTCTGTTGATATACCTGGGAGCAAATTCCTTAAACACAATGATGATCAGACCTCCCAGTTTTGTGTACTCAACAGAATCCCTAATTCTTTAAGAATACTTTGCTGCATTTTATAATCCGGTATGAATGCAGCGACAATGTTCCAAAAAGCTGCCGAATGATTATGCTCAAAGGTATGGGCTAGTTCGTGGATCACCACATAGTCGATGGCACTTTCGGGAGCCATTATAAGCTTCCATGAAAAATTCAGACTGTTTTTTCCAGAGCATGAGCCCCATCGTGTACGGGCGTTATTAATTTTTACACTCGTTGGTCTCGCATGCATCTGCTCGGCATAATAATGGACCTTCTCATTTAAAACCCTTTTGGCTTCGGAGCGATATAATTTCACAACGGCCTCTTTAATCTTTTCTTCTGCGAATCTATCGGGTATGTAAAAGCACTCCTCATCAAAAAGAGGTTTTTTGAGTTCACAGCATACCAGTGGCAGTTTTTCTCCCATATAAAGCAGTGAACAGCCATCTTTTAATATAAATGCCTGGCGTTTTTCATGCCTTTTTCGGGCCTCTGCGCTGGCCATTTCAATCCACTCTGACTTTTCCATCACAAAACGGTCCAGAAATGCTTTGGGTGTCTTTAACGGCGCCCTGACTTCCACCTGTCCATCGGGATCGCCATTGTTTTACGACGGCTTTTTTGTACTCTATAGGGCGTCATTCTCGATATTCCTCAGATAAAAATGACTGCGTTTAAACCGAAGAATTCCTTCATCTCTCAGCCTGCCAAGCTCTCTCGACATCGCGCTTCGGTCAACGCACAGATAATCTGCCAGCTGTACCCGGTTCATAGGGATCGTGAAGGGGTTAGTCCCGGCTCGGCGCTGCTGGTCATTTAAATATCCTAAAAGCTTTTCGCGTGTAGTTCTCAAACTCAGATAATCCAGTTTTCGATTCAGATTCAGATTTTTTCTGGCAATAATCTTAAGAAGGTTATTGATAATCTGCTTGTGAAAGCTGCATTCATTACTGCAGACATCAATGATTTTATTAACCTGAACAAAAAGGACCACACAGCTTTCAAGGGCCACGACGGTTACAGGACTTTCCTTTATACCCGCACAGACAAAGGATTCTGCGAAAAGCTCGCCCCCTTCTATCTCGCCGATAATATTGCGGTTCCCCATGGCATCCTCTTTGATAAGCTGGGCATGCCCTTTAGCCAGAATTCCCACACCAATGACTTCATCCCCGCTGTTGAGGATACGCTCATTTTTATCATAGTGCTTTGAAACAGCGCCCAGACACTTGAGCACAGCAGAAAGATTATCCCTCTGAACGGATTTAAAAAGTGCACTTTTTTCCAGATTTTCCATGTATTCTTCCATGTATTCTTCCATATGAACTTCCTTTCTAAGCTATTCGAAAAGTCCGACAATCTCATCTTTAGACATACTGGCAATGGCTCCTTCACCCTCACGGATAATCGAATCTGCCAGTTCAGCTTTAGCCTGCTGCATTTTTTGTATTTTTTCTTCAATACTGTCTTTTGCGATAAGGTTATAAACCTGGACGCTGCTTGTCTGGCCTATACGGTGGGCACGGTCAGTCGCCTGATTTTGTGCGCTGAGATTCCACCACGGATCGTAATGGATAACTACATCAGCGCCCGTCAGGTTGAGGCCTGTCCCCCCAGCTTTAAGGGAGATTAAAAATACTGGCGTATTATCCTCGTTAAAGGCATTGACTTGACGCAGTCTCTCCTGAGCCTTTGTTCGTCCTGTAATCTTGTAAAAACCAATTTCCCGTTTAACAAGCTCCCTTTCAATGATCTCCAGCATCGAGGTAAACTGTGAAAACAAAAGCACCTTGTGTCCAGAAGCTAAAGAGGTTTCGAGTATTTCCAGACAGAGCTCAAGCTTGGCACTTACATCTGTATAATCTTCATAGACAAGTGACGGATCACAGCAAATCTGGCGAAGCCGAGTCAGCATTGCCAGAATGATAAGCTTCCGGCGTTCAAAATTTCCTCCGTCCAGCTCATATGCAAGGTCCTCTCTGCTTTTTGCCAAATTTGCCAGATAGAGCTTTTTCTGTTCACCATCCATAGATGCGTACATGGTCGTCTCAGTCTTTTCAGGGAGCTCCTTGAGAACATCACTTTTCAAACGGCGTAAAATAAAGGGCGACACTAGCTTATTAAGCCGTTCCAGAATTTTTTTATCCTGTTCGCGGACAATGGGTATTTCAAACTTTTCACGGAACTTCCGATAGGTATAAAGATATCCCGGCATTAAAAAATCATAGATGGACCAGAGCTCTGCCAGGCTGTTTTCTACCGGCGTACCTGTCAAAGCAAACCGAATCTCACTGTTAATCACCTTAACAGATTTAGCATTCTGCGTATTATGATTTTTAATGTACTGGGCCTCATCGATGATTTCATAATGAAAATGCAAATCTTCATAATACAAAATATCTCTTTTGAGCAGATCATATGAGGTAATAAGCACATCTGCCTCAGCCGCCCCGGCGATTTTATCTCGGCGCTCCGCAGCAGTTCCCATGACCACAATTGCTTTAAGTTCAGGTGCAAAACGTGCGATTTCACTTTCCCAGTTTAATACCAGCGAGGATGGGCAAATGACCAGAGATATCGTCTGAACCCCGCTTTCTTTCTGAGACAGCAGCAGAGAAATTACTTCCAGCGTTTTTCCAAGCCCCATATCGTCCGCTAAGATACCACCAAATCCATATGCCGCAATGGTTTTAAGCCATCTGAAACCTGTTTTCTGGTAATTTCGCAAAATGGGCTTCAGCGTGGCTGGCACTTCAAAGTCAGAATCAGAAACATCCTTGATATCTCTGACAATCTGCTTGAAAACAGTATCCCGATTATATTTAATTCCCTCGCTCTGCTTAAACAGAGCATCCAGATACAGCGCTCGGAACTTCGGAACCGACACGGTCCCCCGCTCAATCTCCTTTGCGCTCAAGTTTAATACATCTGCCAGCTCTGAAAACTCGCCTAAAGCATTATCTTGAATATTAATAAAACTGCCATCCCTTAACCGGTGGTACTTTTTAGCCTGGCGATACGAATTCAGCACCTCGGTCAACTCATGTATGTCCAATCCGTCCAAATCAAATTCCAGATCAAGCAGATCGCCGCTTACTTTTATGCCTACACGGACAGAAGCAGGCGGCTTGATTTTAAAGCCTTTAAACTGATCCGTCGCAAAAATTTCAGCAGTTGAGGATATAGTCTCCAGTCCCTCACTAAAAAGATCAAAGATTTTATTCTCATCACCGTCAATATACGCAAAATTACCGATGGCATCATAACTGTCCAGATATTTTTTTATAAGCTGTTCTACCCGATACTCACCGCGCAGATCCTGGCTTTTAATCAGGTCTTTGGGTTTAAATGCTTCATGCTCCTCATCGCCATAGCTAAAAAATACCTTTCCCATTACAAAGTCCTCCTGTGGCGCATCAAAATAGACCTTAGTCACCAGAGGTTTAGGCTCATAGGCACTCATGTCACAATCTGAAATAAAGGAGAAATACTGTTCAAGATTGGATAAAACCGTATTATAGAACCCCTTCATATCCTCTTTCATCACAGTCATCGTCAGCTTATTGCGGATAATAGCCTTCAGAAAATCTCTCGTATTGCGGCTGTAGGAAGGGTCACAATAATAAAGCTTTCCTTTTTCGAAAATATAGAGCCTTTCCTGCCCATCTAATACCAGTGCCTCATCATTTAAAAGCTCGATGGTGTAGGACTTACCTGTATCTGAAATCCGAATGCTGATCTGTGCGTTAGAATGAACAATCGTGGCGGACATAGCCGAGCCTTCAATATCAACGGGAATCTCTGGGTCCTCGTCCCAGATTGCCATATATGCGTCAAGCGTTGGTCCGTTAAGGTACATGTACTTTACGTTATCATTAAAGCTCTTTTTGTAAACGGCTAAAGCCCGGTTGTTGCTCTCGTTATAAAAGCTTTTGAGAAAATGAAGATACTTTCTGCCGCGCTCATCAAAATTTTCTTCAAAATGGCGTAATATCAGGGATTTACCATACCTAATTTCATCTCCATTTTCAAAAGCCGCCATAAAAGCACTCAAATCTTTTACAACGTAAAGCCGGTCTTCACCAATCTTAAAAGCTAGCTTGGCGGACGAGCCATACCAATAGCTGTCAGTAATCATCAGCGTGGGCTCAAGGCGAACGTTCTGCCCGGAGCCGGCCTCCAGAGCGGCATTTTTCGATTTTTCCGCGTAACGGTCCATCAGTCTGAGAGCTGCTGAGTCGGTCATCTGCCGAACCCGGGGCTCCTCTTTTTCACTGCTTAATTTCCATCTGAATGTTTCTTTAACTTGCTTTTTATTTTTTTCAGAGTTACCTTCCTGAGGATACAATAAGTCATCCATATCCTCAGGTGTAATTTCTCCAGAAAAGATTTTATTTTCTTCCGGTTTTTTCAATAGCTCATCATCCATGGAGAGAACCTCCTTATTTATGGTTGAAATAAAAGATGGCCAACTGGGTTCTGTCACGCAGCTCCAGTTTATCTAAAATATTGCTGATGTAATTGCGCACTGTCCCCTCACTCAGAAAAAGGGTTTCTGAAATTTCCCGGTTGCTCAGTCCCTGAGCCACTCCCTCAATAATTTCCAGATCTCGTTCGCTGATGCTGTAAGCGGAAAAATTTACAGCCGCTTTGCCGCCAAGAAGTGTAGGGATTTTCGTCACAATTTCATCGCCAAACACACTCTGTCCACTGTAAACTGCTTTTATCGCCGGCACAATACTCTCAAAGGCCTGTTTGAGCAAATAACCCTTTGCACCTATTTTGAGCGCTTTGATAATATATTCATCGTCTAAAAAAGTGGTGAGATATAAAATACGGGCATCCCTGTCCTCAGCGAGGATAAGCTCACCGGCCTCAAGACCGGTCATACCGTCCATCCGTATATCCATGAGCAGGATATCCGGTTTATGCTCATCGTATAAAGCGATGGCCTCTCCTCCGCTGTTTCCCAGCGCTACAACCTCGATTTCAGGATCTGCCTCCAAAATAGTTCTAAGGGATACTGATACCAGACGGTCATCATCAATGACGATTACTTTCATGGGGTTCCTCCTTTGGAATAGAAATAAAAATGTGAAAGCCACGCTCTTTTCGAATGTTCAGATTTCCGTTTAGAGCCTCTACCCGGTCTGCGATATTCTGCAGGCCTATTCCGCTGTGGCCTGAGACCATTTTAGTGCCATTATCCTCGATAATAAGCTGATACAATGCTGGGTGCTCTCTCAAAGAGATCTTTACCCTGCTGGCGTCCGAGTGGCGCATAACATTTGAAAGGGCCTCCTTTACGATCGTAATAAAGGCATAACGCTGCTCCTTCGAGGGATTCCCTTCGATTCCGTAATCAAGGAAAACCTCACAGAAATCAAAATCATCGATCAGTGAGCATATCTGTGTCTGGCAGTCAATGGATTCATCGTGAAGGTCGTGCACCGAATCCCGGATACTGTCCATAGCCTGGGAAAGCGTATCCTTGATTTCAACCAGATTTTCCTGAAGCGGCTCCTCTGGATGGACTGCCATAAGCGCCCCCACTTGTAAAATAGAACGTGATAACAGATGACCAACATTATCATGTATTTCACGAGCGATACGGTTTCGTTCATTTAAAGTCGCCAGATTGATCTCATAATCCTGTTTTTCCATCAGGTCTTTGTTCTTACTTTCTAACAGCATTGCATTTTCACGCGTCGTGTCCCGAAGTGTCCGGTAATCTCGGTTCATCCGGTTGACCAGCTCCTCATTTCTGCGAAGCAGGCCTGACAGACCAAAGAGAATAATCAGGATCAGCCCAATATTAAAGGGCAAGCTTTTCAAATTAACCACAAGGGCTGTACCGGCCAGAAAAAACAATCCAATGCCGCTCTTGCTGAAAGCATCATAATATACAAGCGGATAATAAAAGAAAAAATCTGTACAGTAAAAGGAAGCAATTGTAAATACGCCGATAGCCGCAATTTTAAAGTATCGGTTTGAAAAATAATAGTTCAGTGCCGAAACTGTCACTGCAGCCAAAAAAGAAGCGACTGAAAGGATACTAATCCTGCCGAGAGCGACCAGCGCGCAGGAACAAACCAATAGCGTAACACGGTTAAACAGGCTGTTCATAAACTTCCTCCTCAATAAAATTCTTAATACTTTACTATACCACTCTTTTAGTTTTTACACAAATTTATTTTCTTAATTACATTTGTCATACGTTTTATTGATGTAAGACACTACCGAAAGCCGATACAGCAGCGTAAAATAAAAGCATCACATACAGGAGGCACCATCATGGTCATCAATGTTCAAAATTTAGTTAAGCGTTACGGTGAACTCGTCGCCGTTGATCATCTTAATCTTCAGGTAAGAGAAGGCGAAATTTTCGGTTTGCTCGGGCCAAACGGATCGGGAAAGTCCACCACCATCAATTGTATTTTATCCTTACTCAAATACGACAAAGGCAGCATTGAGGTTTTTGGAAAGCCCA
The DNA window shown above is from Eubacterium limosum and carries:
- a CDS encoding DUF6056 family protein codes for the protein MNRYALLTPVSKKNGGNFLIVLAFLTTLLPIFSISIYDQPSADDYVYGLLTRQTWESTGSVFQTLLTAWNQMVHSYMTWDGNFFATFLGALQPSVFGLYHWVPVIMVLSVIFGTFFFLKVLLENYLNADRNTTLFIGCALLILELQFLPSAVQGLYWFDGAVSYTFIYAMSLTLFALLLIYYQKRPVRHKYLALASACILGFLISGGNFISSLVNLILLAAMATILWYRKNTHCFGTVLVFVFSLVGLFISALAPGNGVRQADTLKTLASQPSPISAILQSFQYAGQYFLQWMSIPVTAGIFILSVLLVKLAYKSHFSFRYPFAVLILAFCVFAAGFTPPIYALGAGSLIWETRIMNILYFNFLWLWCFMLFYISGWIFHRRPKNKKAQNGINRARLKKLALRPVYYSSAAIILFVLTLPMAKTPVTSLSALQSLVDGSASQYALEANERKEIYQNQSINHADVLAYTVKPYVLYYDDIKTDKNDWRNISVARYYNKGSVAIRN
- a CDS encoding citrate/2-methylcitrate synthase, which translates into the protein MTNVFSEEKPEVLDYIEKLEKNNHIDPELFDKYKVNRGLRDLNGNGVLTGLTEISEIMSFIMDGDQRINCDGQLYYRGINVQDLVKGFVKEKRFGFEEATYLLLFGELPNKQDLDIFVKVLSHYRTLPTSFVRDIIMKAPSRDMMNTLARSVLTLYSYDDRASDTSIPNVLRQSLELIALFPLLAVYGYQAYCHYELGQSLYIHSPQPELSTAENILYLLRPDSKYTELEARILDIALVLHAEHGGGNNSTFTCHVVTSSGTDTYSAIAAALGSLKGPKHGGANIKVCEMFEDMKKNVNDWNDEEEISIYLRKLLHKEAFDKAGLIYGMGHAIYSKSDPRAEVFKKFVRNLAEEKGRMDEFALYSNVERLAPLIISDERKMYKGVSANVDFYSGFVYHMLELPTELYTPIFAIARISGWSAHRIEELLNAGKIIRPAYRNVHERREYIPINER
- a CDS encoding DUF1905 domain-containing protein, whose protein sequence is MKELYEFEAEIKKVPDINGAYIEIPFDVKETFGRGKVKVHATFDGETYDGSLVRMKTPCHILGVRKDIREKIGKQPGDIVHVTLEERENK
- a CDS encoding M48 family metallopeptidase, coding for MEVRAPLKTPKAFLDRFVMEKSEWIEMASAEARKRHEKRQAFILKDGCSLLYMGEKLPLVCCELKKPLFDEECFYIPDRFAEEKIKEAVVKLYRSEAKRVLNEKVHYYAEQMHARPTSVKINNARTRWGSCSGKNSLNFSWKLIMAPESAIDYVVIHELAHTFEHNHSAAFWNIVAAFIPDYKMQQSILKELGILLSTQNWEV
- a CDS encoding Crp/Fnr family transcriptional regulator yields the protein MEEYMEEYMENLEKSALFKSVQRDNLSAVLKCLGAVSKHYDKNERILNSGDEVIGVGILAKGHAQLIKEDAMGNRNIIGEIEGGELFAESFVCAGIKESPVTVVALESCVVLFVQVNKIIDVCSNECSFHKQIINNLLKIIARKNLNLNRKLDYLSLRTTREKLLGYLNDQQRRAGTNPFTIPMNRVQLADYLCVDRSAMSRELGRLRDEGILRFKRSHFYLRNIENDAL
- a CDS encoding DEAD/DEAH box helicase; the encoded protein is MDDELLKKPEENKIFSGEITPEDMDDLLYPQEGNSEKNKKQVKETFRWKLSSEKEEPRVRQMTDSAALRLMDRYAEKSKNAALEAGSGQNVRLEPTLMITDSYWYGSSAKLAFKIGEDRLYVVKDLSAFMAAFENGDEIRYGKSLILRHFEENFDERGRKYLHFLKSFYNESNNRALAVYKKSFNDNVKYMYLNGPTLDAYMAIWDEDPEIPVDIEGSAMSATIVHSNAQISIRISDTGKSYTIELLNDEALVLDGQERLYIFEKGKLYYCDPSYSRNTRDFLKAIIRNKLTMTVMKEDMKGFYNTVLSNLEQYFSFISDCDMSAYEPKPLVTKVYFDAPQEDFVMGKVFFSYGDEEHEAFKPKDLIKSQDLRGEYRVEQLIKKYLDSYDAIGNFAYIDGDENKIFDLFSEGLETISSTAEIFATDQFKGFKIKPPASVRVGIKVSGDLLDLEFDLDGLDIHELTEVLNSYRQAKKYHRLRDGSFINIQDNALGEFSELADVLNLSAKEIERGTVSVPKFRALYLDALFKQSEGIKYNRDTVFKQIVRDIKDVSDSDFEVPATLKPILRNYQKTGFRWLKTIAAYGFGGILADDMGLGKTLEVISLLLSQKESGVQTISLVICPSSLVLNWESEIARFAPELKAIVVMGTAAERRDKIAGAAEADVLITSYDLLKRDILYYEDLHFHYEIIDEAQYIKNHNTQNAKSVKVINSEIRFALTGTPVENSLAELWSIYDFLMPGYLYTYRKFREKFEIPIVREQDKKILERLNKLVSPFILRRLKSDVLKELPEKTETTMYASMDGEQKKLYLANLAKSREDLAYELDGGNFERRKLIILAMLTRLRQICCDPSLVYEDYTDVSAKLELCLEILETSLASGHKVLLFSQFTSMLEIIERELVKREIGFYKITGRTKAQERLRQVNAFNEDNTPVFLISLKAGGTGLNLTGADVVIHYDPWWNLSAQNQATDRAHRIGQTSSVQVYNLIAKDSIEEKIQKMQQAKAELADSIIREGEGAIASMSKDEIVGLFE
- a CDS encoding response regulator, whose translation is MKVIVIDDDRLVSVSLRTILEADPEIEVVALGNSGGEAIALYDEHKPDILLMDIRMDGMTGLEAGELILAEDRDARILYLTTFLDDEYIIKALKIGAKGYLLKQAFESIVPAIKAVYSGQSVFGDEIVTKIPTLLGGKAAVNFSAYSISERDLEIIEGVAQGLSNREISETLFLSEGTVRNYISNILDKLELRDRTQLAIFYFNHK
- a CDS encoding sensor histidine kinase; its protein translation is MNSLFNRVTLLVCSCALVALGRISILSVASFLAAVTVSALNYYFSNRYFKIAAIGVFTIASFYCTDFFFYYPLVYYDAFSKSGIGLFFLAGTALVVNLKSLPFNIGLILIILFGLSGLLRRNEELVNRMNRDYRTLRDTTRENAMLLESKNKDLMEKQDYEINLATLNERNRIAREIHDNVGHLLSRSILQVGALMAVHPEEPLQENLVEIKDTLSQAMDSIRDSVHDLHDESIDCQTQICSLIDDFDFCEVFLDYGIEGNPSKEQRYAFITIVKEALSNVMRHSDASRVKISLREHPALYQLIIEDNGTKMVSGHSGIGLQNIADRVEALNGNLNIRKERGFHIFISIPKEEPHESNRH